The Podospora pseudocomata strain CBS 415.72m chromosome 1 map unlocalized CBS415.72m_1, whole genome shotgun sequence genome has a segment encoding these proteins:
- a CDS encoding uncharacterized protein (EggNog:ENOG503P47E; COG:S), which yields MGFFRKTKDIITLFHKASSPGSKRVAALLKQAQVEAAEKDLRPEFDLEVTEQPPTLDQVKTILDYVGQPGISSVIKGATSENEALQKFKQSADSFQKPLVVDWANGKAHVGENESEILKMLNALPKK from the exons ATGGGTTTCTTC CGCAAGACCAAAGATATCATCACCCTTTTCCACAAGGCTAGCTCGCCAGGCTCGAAACGAGTGGCTGCTTTGCTCAAGCAAGCCCAGGTCGAGGCAGCTGAAAAGGATCTGAGGCCTGAGTTTGATCTCGAGGTCACTGAGCAGCCTCCTACTCTCGATCAAGTCAAGACCATTCTCGACTATGTCGGCCAACCCGGCATTTCCTCGGTTATCAAGGGCGCCACCAGTGAGAATGAGGCGCTTCAGAAGTTCAAGCAGAGCGCTGACAGCTTCCAAAAACCTTTG GTTGTCGACTGGGCCAATGGCAAGGCTCACGTAGGAGAAAACGAGTCTGAGATCCTGAAGATGCTCAACGCTCTCCCCAAGAAATAG
- a CDS encoding uncharacterized protein (EggNog:ENOG503NYXT; MEROPS:MER0005900; COG:G) has protein sequence MSTPAPLTVLYTYKAKMCVPHSVIMTIPSTTFHIHTSLLFDPKKKAFVKNVSIEVNPGMGEIVSVTERPGESFSAKDGDIDLTGKVVLPGLVDSHTHIFLHSYEERNGTQQMRDQSAVERIVRATNHARAALLAGYTTYRDLGTEALGNADANLRDCVNRGLTPGPRLLVATDALASSGSYELRVENKLGGNGLGLSVPRASDVADGVDGVRAAVRRRVGEGADLIKFYSDYRRKTMRFPPDVPGPGGRVLFPPKRRNPAVPLYSKEEMEAIVKEAQLAEIPVAAHAGETKAALWAADAGVTTIEHIFEDTAELEQPLFQKMVEKKTIWIPTLATAEALPADMFRECKLRVKRAYDHGVRLAAGGDTGTFSHGLNAREVEIMIQCGVSVEDSLEAATISGWEACGGDLSGFRFGWFEKGNRADIIALETDPRKDEKALRNVSFVMKDGRVWKRDGVAADMISVPQWPEDDGNTSEEWSDLEAGSPPKMSMSVPLPVCRGQKRAS, from the exons ATGTCTACTCCCGCTCCCCTCACTGTCCTATACACCTACAAAGCAAAGATGTGTGTGCCCCACTCTGTCATCATGACAATTCCGTCAACCACATTCCACATacacacctccctcctcttcgacCCCAAAAAGAAGGCATTCGTGAAGAATGTCTCAATAGAAGTCAACCCTGGGATGGGCGAGATTGTGAGCGTTACCGAACGCCCCGGGGAGAGCTTCTCCGCCAAAGATGGGGATATCGACCTCACTGGCAAGGTGGTGCTTCCTGGATTAGTAGACTCCCACACCCACATCTTTCTTCACTCCTACGA AGAACGCAATGGCACCCAACAAATGCGCGACCAGTCAGCTGTCGAGCGCATCGTCCGCGCAACAAATCACGCCCGCGCTGCTCTTCTGGCAGGCTACACCACCTACCGAGATCTCGGGACCGAAGCCCTAGGGAACGCCGACGCTAATCTGCGGGACTGCGTCAACCGCGGCTTGACCCCCGGCCCAAGGCTCCTGGTTGCCACGGACGCCCTTGCCAGCTCTGGTTCCTATGAACTCAGAGTAGAAAACAAGCTGGGCGGGAATGGACTCGGACTCTCTGTCCCACGAGCATCTGACGTTGCAGATGGTGTTGACGGGGTCAGAGCTGCCGTCCGAAGGAGGGTCGGGGAAGGTGCCGACTTGATCAAGTTTTACAGTGATTACCGACGCAAAACGATGCGGTTCCCTCCAGATGTGCCTGGACCCGGTGGAAGGGTCTTGTTCCCCCCAAAGAGGAGGAACCCGGCAGTTCCGTTGTACTCCAAGGAAGAAATGGAAGCTATCGTCAAGGAAGCACAACTAGCCGAGAttcctgttgctgctcaCGCTGGCGAAACCAAGGCCGCGCTGTGGGCAGCAGACGCAGGTGTCACAACTATTGAACACATCTTTGAGGATACCGCCGAGTTGGAGCAGCCACTCTTCCAGAAAATGGTAGAGAAAAAGACAATATGGATCCCTACTTTGGCTACTGCCGAGGCGCTGCCTGCCGATATGTTTCGGGAGTGCAAGCTTAGGGTCAAAAGGGCGTACGACCATGGAGTGCgcttggctgctggtggggaCACCGGGACGTTCAGTCACGGCCTCAATGCACGGGAAGTCGAGATCATGATACAGTGCGGCGTTTCTGTCGAGGACTCACTGGAAGCGGCGACTATTTCCGGTTGGGAAGCTTGTGGTGGAGATCTTTCTGGGTTCaggtttgggtggtttgaGAAGGGTAATCGAGCGGACATTATTGCTTTGGAGACCGACCCCCGAAAGGACGAGAAGGCTTTGCGGAATGTCAGTTTTGTCATGAAAGATGGCCGGGTCTGGAAAAGGGACGGTGTGGCTGCCGACATGATCTCTGTACCGCAGTGGCCCGAGGATGACGGCAACACTAGCGAGGAGTGGTCAGATCTGGAAGCTGGCAGCCCACCCAAGATGTCCATGTCAGTCCCACTGCCTGTGTGTCGAGGACAGAAGCGGGCATCTTGA
- a CDS encoding uncharacterized protein (EggNog:ENOG503P58K), with product MSGNSNVGNSQVYEAGDQRNAKSSELGSDRFHEGVKHSHNNNDPKDNRSLVNRAAAERQDEGSEDSVETAQLKKDPTLPAKMHGNEPSRGAKIDAELQAEDEATLRKKNQK from the exons ATGTCAGGAAACTCCAACGTCGGGAACAGCCAGGTTTATGAGGCCGGCGACCAGAGAAACGCCAAGTCCTCTGAGCTTGGGTCAGACCGATTCCACGAAGGCGTCAAGCACtctcacaacaacaatgatCCCA AGGATAACCGGTCTCTTGTCAACCGTGCTGCCGCTGAGCGACAGGATGAGGGCTCAGAAGACTCTGTAGAGACAGCCCAACTCAAGAAGGACCCCACACTCCCT GCCAAGATGCACGGTAACGAGCCATCTCGAGGCGCCAAGATCGATGCCGAGCTGCAAGCAGAGGACGAGGCCACGCTCAGGAAGAAGAACCAGAAGTGA
- a CDS encoding uncharacterized protein (COG:S; EggNog:ENOG503PH3A), protein MATLPKGRLVSFQISSNDRQTPSVVAMASNGTPLPTPLMSYYFKMPRNSPCVISVNKTGKAPRIYSDPLSIPKRDIESWNQAKIEKEARTIRAQHPALADSVIRPTSWEDLYRYYDPHDLWLQGAWNLWCVIDELGYQNEKMECYRQQMRAMQNLGHRFPLQPYELSMIGDFVEGWISYAENRLMLIEWDGSYDILQLFSPTDWKEGGIKGLNQTQAAFLSDELTYWHEHWRERYENPAAFFPPDQWHHLGGKYAKEDSLTEPRKRFVTPYDKPLAAPSDTLQHPLPTVLSTTQPSIKQEDYMPVHNKTTGAYSQPVAFSKPVLSFKPAPASPSVPAPPFVPAYHSLPKGHPIVVNGTMPAPHSIVVENHATSEEAKPDNATKPAGDGDAITVGTEASGPSRIPERSLEETVDRQEQQSATADPNIPQRAYSSRNKGRKNFPNPISTRPISDSTYTKCYNRDKSPGIYSGKMSAGHFVACPCGRCSTLSRTALVKQIDHLPGMTQCEKVSRFQEYFSRYGVIQQCDIKTTAKTGSCYALIRYSLESSAVAAVASADGLPLSPLSSSMRLEHPWYSKYWAPRPYTRTPPKATRETPRVTPPSRRRSPPDQGFLNRGTAQQQHGGTSSLGSPSGRKKVGQPSISPEYMRGPPPGFPPISQPQAGLKPSPPRMQPHTVGATEYNLDYHGPAHRQPCVPFHHQMAEIPEKPQNHGNLPPAHHFNQSFQQHGPPQWHHGPPHWQHAHPLPPPPPPQLPPFFGPANFVGPIPQPLYQAPPVFYNQGGPHGNAQCPVDPQMRSPQARTRQSPEQDMVGSQPLSHSSSSSSAHTTHAISQVWVVVDKAAAAEHTNKRRPVKAGTSPDEPSTPIDTVSTQEDGRVAGTLEKPVQEGESSDQGGTVVRHAQFSIHDVRFSQDMSGTVRIRPNRRNQHQALPAEWLVVDSRSATPAEQRQLSGSKKGKNKRKPSARPSSRPSTPVDFSSSQAESSKAQAWASTERPESVTENAALKVPEPKGYRADAGGSLKLSWNPRGPAIRVNHLADQMLPPPLRTGSPQVGPSTGPVLKGINSKQARFQRFDSLSSIPDCPVLPRACDLFPNYPDLSTSPPKIVMTPAETTPNEEMAPHPTINGLLNSPNRGISDSSLAQSFYTAKSTFSSRENSPPEAAKDELFVSPPETPTKTSQPSWRTLPAHSIPKLTAAAPVLEVPVETPKLDKGKSTAPLQPETSVSNLETSEPTDSKPEASKPKSSSKNKHKKKNKTRADTEAGPSSSQPQEQQQQLPTPVGSKPNSRPATPAGDANVRNQKKRQAHAKSKAERKRSAAAVSANKGGPSSSGADA, encoded by the exons ATGGCTACTCTCCCAAAGGGCAGATTGGTTAGCTTTCAGATCTCGAGCAACGATAGGCAGACCCCCTCTGTCGTTGCCATGGCCTCTAATGGCACCCCGCTTCCCACTCCTCTCATGAGTTACTATTTCAAGATGCCTCGCAACTCCCCCTGTGTTATCTCGGTCAACAAAACAGGGAAGGCCCCGCGTATCTACAGCGACCCTCTGTCTATCCCCAAGCGCGATATCGAGTCTTGGAATCAAGCCAAAATTGAGAAAGAGGCACGCACGATCCGGGCTCAGCATCCTGCTCTGGCAGACAGCGTCATTCGTCCAACCTCTTGGGAGGATCTGTACAGGTACTATGACCCTCATGACCTTTGGCTTCAAGGTGCTTGGAACCTCTGGTGTGTCATTGATGAACTCGGATACCAGAACGAGAAAATGGAGTGCTACCGCCAACAGATGCGGGCGATGCAGAACCTGGGTCATCGTTTTCCCCTGCAACCCTACGAGCTCTCCATGATTGGCGATTTTGTTGAAGGTTGGATCTCATACGCCGAGAACCGGCTCATGCTCATCGAGTGGGATGGTTCATACGACATTCTGCAACTATTCTCACCGACGGACTGGAAAGAAGGCGGGATCAAAGGCTTAAACCAAACCCAGGCAGCCTTTCTGAGTGATGAGCTCACTTACTGGCATGAACACTGGCGTGAGCGATATGAGAACCCCGCCGCATTCTTTCCTCCCGATCAATGGCATCACCTTGGCGGGAAGTACGCGAAGGAGGATTCTCTTACAGAGCCCCGAAAACGATTTG TCACACCTTACGACAAGCCACTTGCTGCACCCAGTGACACTTTGCAgcatcccctcccaacagTACTGTCTACGACTCAGCCCAGCATCAAGCAGGAGGATTACATGCCTGTTCACAACAAGACGACTGGTGCTTACTCTCAGCCCGTAGCGTTCTCTAAGCCTGTTCTGAGCTTCAAGCCTGCGCCAGCTTCCCCCTCTGTGCCCGCTCCTCCCTTTGTACCAGCCTACCACTCTTTGCCAAAGGGCCACCCGATTGTTGTCAATGGCACCATGCCGGCGCCTCACAgcattgttgttgagaaCCACGCTACGTCAGAGGAAGCAAAGCCCGACAATGCTACCAAGCCAGCTGGGGACGGGGATGCCATCACAGTTGGCACCGAGGCCTCGGGCCCATCACGTATTCCTGAGCGTTCCCTAGAGGAAACTGTCGACAGACAAGAACAGCAATCAGCGACTGCAGACCCCAATATACCTCAGAGGGCCTACTCTTCCAGGAACAAGGGCAGGAAAAACTTTCCCAATCCTATCTCAACAAGGCCAATCTCAGATTCGACCTATACGAAGTGTTACAACCGGGATAAGTCTCCTGGTATTTATTCAGGGAAAATGTCGGCGGGTCATTTTGTAGCTTGCCCTTGCGGCCGCTGCAGCACACTGTCACGCACTGCTCTGGTCAAACAGATTGATCACTTACCAGGAATGACCCAATGCGAGAAGGTTTCTCGCTTTCAGGAATACTTTTCCCGTTATGGCGTGATTCAGCAGTGCGACATCAAAACTACTGCCAAAACAGGTAGTTGTTACGCTCTCATCCG ATATTCCCTTGAGAGCAGCGCTGTTGCGGCTGTGGCCTCTGCAGATGGGTTGCCTCTCTCCCCCCTGAGCTCAAGTATGCGTCTCGAGCATCCCTGGTACTCAAAATACTGGGCTCCGAGGCCATATACCAGAACTCCCCCAAAGGCTACACGTGAGACTCCACGCGTAACTCCTCCGTCCAGGCGACGGTCTCCCCCCGATCAGGGCTTCTTGAACAGAGGCACCgcgcaacagcagcatggTGGCACATCGTCACTCGGCTCTCCTTCTGGGAGAAAGAAGGTGGGACAACCAAGTATTTCCCCAGAATACATGCGTGGACCTCCTCCGGGATTTCCTCCTATCTCCCAGCCTCAAGCTGGCCTGAAACCATCGCCTCCTCGCATGCAGCCGCATACCGTTGGAGCTACCGAGTATAACCTGGACTATCACGGTCCTGCCCACCGGCAGCCCTGTGTTCCTTTTCACCACCAGATGGCCGAAATCCCTGAGAAGCCTCAGAATCAcggcaacctccccccagctcATCACTTCAACCAAAGCTTTCAACAACACGGTCCACCGCAGTGGCACCATGGACCACCTCATTGGCAACATGcccaccctcttccacctcctccgcccccgcaGCTGCCGCCGTTTTTTGGCCCTGCTAACTTCGTCGGCCCAATACCACAACCGCTGTATCAAGCACCACCTGTGTTCTACAATCAGGGAGGTCCTCACGGAAATGCACAATGTCCGGTGGATCCCCAGATGCGGAGCCCTCAGGCACGAACTAGACAGTCTCCTGAGCAAGACATGGTCGGGTCACAACCATTGTCACACTCAAGCTCATCGAGCAGCGCGCACACCACCCATGCTATATCACAAGTTTGGGTTGTAGTTGACAAGGCTGCTGCAGCGGAGCACACCAACAAGAGGAGGCCCGTGAAAGCTGGCACTTCTCCGGATGAGCCATCCACCCCTATTGATACTGTTTCAACACAGGAAGATGGGCGCGTTGCTGGCACACTGGAAAAGCCTGTCCAAGAAGGGGAGAGCTCGGACCAGGGAGGCACGGTGGTACGGCATGCGCAGTTCTCCATCCATGATGTGCGCTTCAGTCAGGATATGTCCGGCACAGTGAGGATCCGCCCAAATAGGCGGAATCAACACCAGGCCCTTCCCGCAGAGTGGTTGGTTGTGGATAGTCGAAGTGCAACTCCGGCCGAGCAGCGGCAACTTTCAGGATCCAAGAAGGGTAAAAATAAGAGGAAGCCCAGTGCCCGCCCAAGTTCGCGACCATCGACACCTGTCGACTTTTCCTCGAGCCAGGCTGAGAGCTCCAAGGCTCAAGCTTGGGCTTCGACTGAGCGACCCGAATCAGTCACGGAAAATGCTGCGCTTAAGGTCCCAGAGCCCAAAGGATACCGCGCAGATGCAGGTGGATCCCTCAAGCTGTCATGGAACCCCAGGGGCCCAGCTATCCGTGTCAACCACCTAGCCGACCAGATGTTACCTCCACCTCTGAGAACTGGATCACCTCAAGTGGGACCCTCCACGGGCCCTGTCCTCAAGGGCATCAACTCGAAACAGGCTCGATTTCAGCGGTTCGACTCCCTAAGCAGCATCCCTGACTGCCCGGTCCTCCCACGGGCGTGCGACTTATTCCCCAACTACCCCGATCTATCAACGTCTCCGCCCAAGATTGTGATGACACCGGCCGAGACAACCCCAAACGAGGAGATGGCTCCCCATCCGACTATCAACGGGTTGCTCAATAGTCCAAACCGCGGGATCTCAGACTCATCCCTTGCCCAAAGTTTCTACACCGCAAAGAGCACGTTCTCTTCCAGAGAGAACAGTCCTCCCGAAGCAGCCAAGGACGAGCTGTTTGTCTCGCCCCCAGAGACTCCAACCAAGACCAGCCAACCATCCTGGCGCACATTGCCTGCCCACTCAATTCCGAAGCTCACAGCAGCTGCTCCCGTCCTGGAGGTACCTGTGGAAACCCCAAAGCTGGATAAGGGCAAGAGCACAGCACCCCTCCAGCCCGAGACCTCCGTATCCAACTTGGAGACCTCAGAGCCCACCGACTCCAAACCAGAGGCCTCCAAGCCAAAGTccagcagcaagaacaagcacaaaaagaagaacaagaccaGAGCCGACACTGAAGCCggaccttcttcttctcagccacaagagcagcagcagcagttgcCGACCCCAGTTGGTTCAAAGCCCAACTCCCGccccgccacccccgccggcGACGCCAACGTCAGGAACCAAAAGAAGAGACAGGCGCACGCGAAGAGCAAAGCAG